In a genomic window of Planktothrix serta PCC 8927:
- a CDS encoding transposase: SREKFRKTVAKVHEKITNSRQDFLHKLSRKLVNESQVIVVENLNVKGMVKNRKLSKAISDVGWGKFVNFID, from the coding sequence TCGAGAGAGAAGTTTAGAAAAACTGTAGCTAAGGTTCATGAGAAGATAACTAATTCCCGCCAAGATTTCTTGCATAAATTATCAAGAAAATTGGTAAACGAAAGCCAAGTGATTGTCGTTGAAAACCTCAACGTCAAGGGAATGGTTAAAAACCGGAAGCTATCCAAAGCAATATCTGATGTAGGTTGGGGAAAATTCGTCAACTTTATTGATTA